A portion of the Caenorhabditis elegans chromosome III genome contains these proteins:
- the C05B5.11 gene encoding DUF7107 domain-containing protein (Confirmed by transcript evidence), whose protein sequence is MNSLLIVSLLVLGVSSQIDDNQPELQRTFFGIIGSAKAKACSTNLECGNKGICVDGECLVDNGLGGYCSTSTQCPTGYQCIDGKCKTKRHFLAPPCVAECPPGTRCINGVCTGIDNKFY, encoded by the exons ATGAACAGTCTCTTG ATCGTTTCCCTCCTTGTTCTCGGGGTTTCAAGTCAAATCGACGATAACCAACCCGAATTGCAACGAACATTCTTCGGAATTATCGGATCAGCCAAAGCAAAGGCATGCAGCACCAACCTCGAGTGTGGAAACAAAGGTATTTGTGTAGATGGAGAATGCCTTGTCGATAACGGATTGGGAGGCTATTGCTCGACTAGTACACAATGTCCAACTGGCTATCAATGTATTGATGGAAAATGCAAGACTAAACGTCATTTCCTTGCTCCACCATGTGTCGCTGAATGTCCACCAGGAACCAGATGTATCAACGGAGTCTGTACTGGCATTGATAACAAGTTCTATTAA
- the C05B5.4 gene encoding uncharacterized protein (Partially confirmed by transcript evidence): MLRFFQMTWTTALYFLVFLSFGNSMPQKSKPFWLSADINSIEWQEGCLTTVLCSHPRFQLLKDLLPISERASISWPVTEQFLEHTVAPFVSYWPSGRIEDVSLSAQVVGVDTTYGFPRTCDQTPAVRIFPVDLYELAPESAENKTIHLKAKCFEATITVTKHVERCPWCPDPQEILISNEIPQQINLQQSALESGIHSFVGIFYKSSTSESLQVGICLLAALAFFASLAFIIMLSVYLKSKKSSRRNVSVNVQPRLIPYNSRCDDYDTRYDMPWDQQRPLTYWMSKSTVTSPNSLRSEAYQTYRIPPPPNFAPPV, encoded by the exons atgTTACGATTCTTTCAGATGACCTGGACGACAGCtttgtattttttggtatttctttcttttggaaattcaatgCCTCAAAAATCAAAGCCATTTTGGTTATCAGCAGATATAAATAGTATTGAATGGCAGGAAGGATGCTTGACTACAGTTCTGTGCTCTCATCCGAGGTTTCAG cttctCAAAGATCTCCTACCAATTTCTGAACGTGCATCTATAAGTTGGCCAGTCACTGAACAATTTCTAGAGCACACAGTTGCTCCGTTTGTCTCATATTGGCCATCAGGACGGATAGAAGATGTATCATTGTCGGCACAAGTAGTTGGAGTAGACACAACTTATGGATTCCCAAGAACTTGCGACCAGACGCCTGCTGTTAGAATATTTCCAGTGGATCTTTATGAGCTGGCTCCCGAGTCGGCAGAAAATAAAACGATTCATCTGAAGGCGAAATGTTTTGAAGCAACGATTACTGTCACGAAGCATGTGGAAAGGTGTCCATGGTGTCCGGATCCGCAAgagattttaatttcaaatgagATTCCACAACAG ataaacCTGCAACAATCGGCTCTAGAATCTGGAATTCATTCATTTGTTGGCATTTTCTACAAATCATCAACTTCCGAATCTCTTCAAGTTGGAATTTGTTTGCTTGCAGCTTTGGCCTTTTTTGCTAGTCTAGCTTTTATCATTATGCTTTCAGTTTACCTGAAATCCAAAAA ATCATCTCGAAGAAATGTTAGTGTAAACGTTCAGCCACGTCTCATTCCATATAACAGCCGTTGCGACGATTATGACACACG ATACGATATGCCTTGGGATCAACAACGTCCACTGACATATTGGATGtcaaaatctacagtaacctctcCAAACTCTTTACGTTCAGAAGCTTATCAAACGTACCGTATTCCTCCACCACCGAATTTTGCTCCACCTGTATAG
- the pqn-8 gene encoding Prion-like-(Q/N-rich) domain-bearing protein 8 (Confirmed by transcript evidence) — protein MPPILLTFLLFSNVYANFMNMLMGSSSAPLQQYRAYAGCSSSGCVPATIVPKSSGFWPNADMIAGLQTEQRSQNQNQNSNNPQQDDPRTSQSTGQINGNVPGSSSSNQQPVIYIARAGSDKYKNSEVTTSTPTPNGFNFGNGFQGGQNQNTGFSSGFFNNQNQNSNQNLNQNNFQQNQNLGASSGFFNNQNQQNSQQNQVNGPTSGFSNQQTSNQNSGFFNNQNQQNGQNFGNSGNQNGVNPYSGAFSNGQNQNQQGFFGNNQNNQQNSNGQVQGSQNNQIWNQNQNPNILPFGPNLVNSNTQFGPQPFQPIQPGGQAVQFVGGGGSGGAPGSQSVPMTDEAQQIAVQIQAIRDNLSITRNESNYLINQLKLSLPQELQNQLEMV, from the exons ATGCCTCCTATATTACTAACATTTCtgttgttttcaaatgtttatgCGAACTTTATGAATATGCTCATGGGATCATCTTCCGCACCCCTACAACAGTACAGAGCATATGCAG GGTGCTCATCATCTGGCTGTGTTCCGGCTACAATTGTCCCAAAATCTTCCGGATTTTGGCCAAATGCAGATATGATAGCAGGCCTGCAGACTGAGCAACGATCTCAGAATCAAAACCAAAACTCGAATAATCCTCAGCAAGACGATCCGAGAACAAGTCAAAGTACTGGACAGATTAACGGTAATGTGCCAGGAAGTTCAAGCTCTAATCAGCAACCTGTAATCTATATCGCAAGGGCTGGATctgataaatataaaaattctgaagtgACAACAAGTACTCCTACTCCTAATGggtttaattttggaaatggtTTTCAAGGAGGTCAAAATCAGAATACTGGATTTTCTTCcggatttttcaataatcaaaaccagaattcaaatcaaaatttgaatcagaacaactttcaacaaaatcaGAACTTAGGAGCCTCGTCTGGATTCTTCAACAATCAAAATCAGCAAAACTCTCAACAAAATCAAGTTAATGGTCCAACATCCGGGTTCTCTAACCAACAAACTTCTAATCAAAACtctggatttttcaataatcaaaaccaacaaaacggacaaaattttggaaactctGGGAATCAAAATGGAGTCAATCCCTATTCTGGAGCATTTTCAAACGggcaaaatcaaaatcaacaaGGATTCTTtggaaataatcaaaataatcAACAAAATTCCAATGGTCAAGTTCAAGGATcacaaaataatcaaatttggaatcaaaatcaaaacccAAATATTTTACCATTTGGACCCAATCTAGTGAACAGTAATACACAGTTCGGGCCACAACCGTTTCAACCAATCCAG CCCGGCGGTCAAGCTGTTCAATTTGTGGGAGGAGGTGGAAGTGGGGGAGCACCG gGATCGCAATCCGTACCGATGACTGATGAAGCACAGCAGATTGCTGTTCAAATTCAG GCAATTCGAGACAATTTGAGCATTACACGAAACGaatcaaattatttgataaatCAACTGAAATTAAGTTTACCACAAGAACTGCAAAACCAACTGGAAATGGTTTGA
- the C05B5.17 gene encoding uncharacterized protein (Confirmed by transcript evidence), protein MTFLKLAIQVLRIPFLFFIAFRAFIIPKFIFLETGSYVATGLFSAFHLTILWIHMNPKSLKSLYYAYIALTVLMLTGWFDFVFRKHCFLKKYGFLVAMGIAGNVPNSREVTMIIELDMLSLTLTLVLLYLQLKKSVAEEFVFPKQPKKSIRGPVCFTNTLTEDNEGYFENIYGDLIFTSRTSNTFSI, encoded by the exons ATGACTTTTCTCAAACTTGCAATTCAAGTACTTCGCATACCATTTTTGTTCTTCATTGCATTTCGTGCCTTCATCATCccgaaattcatttttcttgaaactggATCGTATGTTGCTACAGGACTCTTTTCGGCTTTTCATCTTACAATTCTCTGGATTCATATGAACCCGAAATCCCTGAAGTCTTTGTACTACGCATACATTGCATTAACTGTGCTCATGTTGACGGGATGGTTCGATttcgttttcagaaaacatt GTTTCCTCAAAAAGTACGGATTCCTCGTTGCCATGGGAATAGCTGGAAATGTTCCGAACTCTCGCGAAGTCACAATGATTATTGAATTGGATATGCTTA GTTTGACTTTAACCCTTGTCCTGTTGTACCTGCAACTGAAGAAAAGTGTAGCTGAAGAGTTCGTGTTCCCCAAGCAACCAAAAAAGTCAATCCGAGGACCAGTCTGCTTCACCAACACGCTCACAGAGGATAATGAAGGATACTTCGAAAACATCTATGGAGATCTAATTTTTACATCCAGAACCTCCAATACTTTCTCCATTTGA
- the C05B5.2 gene encoding uncharacterized protein (Confirmed by transcript evidence): MLNIVLIIGLLAIFNTSSASNDVCHVTRKPLMLPAPGDVYKKAVQFYSNITAPRSTSVLAPVMSSLEVYINTTTTSAFAPAQSIKVADILEEDADAIRVKSIRMAGFIAQCIIFLFVYTIVTMDVEIWKINMDWLKIQYFQHFEDSAAEVPVFKLYMAREIQTCPLPARQNVMIVRQFMEMESNC, from the exons ATGCTTAAca TTGTTCTTATCATTGGTCttctggcaattttcaacACATCTTCTGCATCAAATGATGTTTGCCACGTCACCAGAAAGCCACTGATGCTTCCGGCTCCAGGTGATGTCTACAAGAAGGCAGTGCAGTTCTACTCAAACATCACGGCTCCAAGATCAACATCTGTGCTTGCTCCAGTGATGTCGTCCCTTGAAGTCTACATTAACACCACCACGACATCTGCTTTTGCTCCAGCTCAGAGCATCAAAGTGGCTGATATTCTTGAAGAAGATGCAGATGCAATCCGTGTGAAGTCAATTAGAATGGCTGGATTCATTGCCCAATGCATCATCTTTTTATTTGTCTACACCATCGTCACGATGGATGTTgagatttggaaaattaatatggactggttgaaaattcaatattttcagcatttcgAAGACTCCGCTGCTGAAGTTCCGGTCTTCAAGCTCTACATGGCCCGTGAGATTCAGACTTGCCCACTGCCAGCACGCCAAAATGTGATGATCGTGAGACAATTTATGGAAATGGAATCGAACTGctga
- the C05B5.5 gene encoding putative F-box protein C05B5.5 (Confirmed by transcript evidence), translating to MGQYLTKTEESSLNYVDLPDTVHRKIFEYLNPWEIFKLSRISKAIHVTILKNKKFAVKDIDLCTDENILKFQFQFVNNIVLSWEFYNLHEKPYFTSQFSNRCQYRQQYDIKNYYENPEEAFLFAFRNALSIFNVQNSKLKRFYLAPSKLELFFKLPYSFIDGRNCENLSIWNKKANDEDERDFSINFAKAVLEKMGVVRNLRLLFNCSTKDNEFDCEKEYYNSETDKLMPNDWYLYNKFDDIDLNVFLKNWLNFRDPLIRKFRIRGKRNFNTAIIFDGIETIPWDQRNGLNVYYYSATANDTGSLIFQANENHAIVKVGAINGNESSGYMEFLFITF from the exons ATGGGGcaatatttaacaaaaactgaagaaagtTCGCTCAATTATGTGGATCTACCAGATACTGTccatagaaaaatatttgaatacttGAATCCATGGGAAAT CTTCAAACTATCTCGCATTTCAAAAGCCATTCATGTGACGATccttaaaaacaaaaagttcgCTGTAAAAGATATTGACTTATGTACTGATgaaaacattctgaaatttcaatttcaatttgtgaACAATATCGTTTTGTCATGGGAGTTTTACAATCTTCACGAGAAACCATATTTTAccagccaattttcaaatcgttGCCAGTATAGACAACAGtatgatattaaaaattattatgaaaacCCCGAGGAAGCATTTCTTTTTGCATTCCGAAATgcgctttcaatttttaatgtgcaaaattccaaattaaaaagattttaTCTAGCTCCAAGTAAACTTGAGTTGTTCTTCAAGTTACCGTACTCATTCATAGACGGccgaaattgtgaaaacttgAGTATTTGGAATAAGAAGGCGAATGATGAAGATGAACGAGACTTTTCGATCAATTTCGCAAAAgctgttttggaaaaaatgggagtcgtgagaaatttgagattatTGTTCAATTGTAGCACAAAGGATAATGAATTTGATTGTGAAAAG GAATACTACAATTCTGAAACGGATAAGTTGATGCCAAATGATTGGTACTTGTACAACAAATTCGATGATATAGATCTTAatgtatttctgaaaaactggcTCAACTTCAGAGATCctttaattagaaaattccGTATTCGAGGAAAACGAAATTTCAATAcagcaattatttttgatggAATTGAAACAATTCCATGGGATCAAAGAAATGGTTTAAATGT ATATTATTATTCTGCAACTGCAAATGATACTGGATCTTTGATATTTCAAGCAAACGAAAATCATGCAATCGTTAAAGTTGGAGCAATAAATGGAAATGAGAGCTCTGGTTATatggaatttttattcattacATTTTAA